The sequence CCGCACGACTCATctttataaaatttcatattaAGCATATTCCAGAGGAGGTGGAAAAAAAAAGCTGAAGAAGAGAATCGCAAAACCTAAATTTTATCGATGTCCTCGTCCTCAAAATCAATATAACCATCACCGGCTCCATCATCGTCCTCATCTATTCCAGCAGCGATACCCTCGTTGAGACGAGTATTCTCTGGAAGCTCACCGTAAGCCTTCAATAACCTAGCTTCATCAGGCATATATTTAAGGATCACATCGGCCTTGTCGTCTTGATAATCACGAAGCCCCACGAGAATTATATCACCAGCAGCGATCCAGACCTTCTTGTGCATCTTTCCTCGTATGTGGCAGAGACGTTTGGTTCCATCGATGCACGTAGCTTCGCACCGGCCGTTACCGAGCATGCGAAGAACCTGGGCGTATTCTTGCCCATCTTCCTTGAAAACCAGTTCACGCTTCTCGTCGTCGGCTTCGTTCTTACCTCTCTTCCTGTTTTTACCTCCCTTACCCTTGTTCTTCGGCATAGCTGTCTCGCTactgctgtttcttcttcttcctgttcCTTCTTCTGCAAACCCTAACTCAGCGAACCACAGTCCGATTCTCTCTTACCTCCCCTTTTTCTCTTCAATCAGGAGATGGATCCTCTATTTATAGCCTTGGGGGAAAATGTGAGCGATACGCAAAGCACTTGTGGCTAATGCTTGGATGCCAAGGAAAGAGAAtaacaaatttaaaaaaaaaaaaaaaaattggctgaGGATTTCAGTCGTAAGGAGTGACCATGCACACTAAGCATCGATGGGAGCACGCGAAAAGGCATCAATAGGGGATGATTTTTTGTATTTCACAAGGGTGAGGTTGTCATTTTCAGTCCTATTTGTCTAAGGCATAGGTAGTGTTCTTTtccatctgaaaaaaaaaaaaaaatttactactaaaatatggaaaaatgttgggtatgccatTGATATCATGTATACTAgcatccattgtgtctatctctctcttccctttttttaaatGACGCTTATATCCTTCCTAAATGATACTCTATCATGTGTTCTTATTGGTGCTATctgctaacatacttgatatcgacggcatacttatccctctccctaaaaatatattaatgatTTGTCGATTTCGATTTAAATGATTTGAAATTCTGATTCattgtaattcttttttttttttttttggccgggTTTGTTCAATAAATAGCCCATACTATCTCATATGGCAATAAATTTTGGATGCATCTAACTGGGTTGGATTATGAACAATGAATAATTTTAGAGAAAAGAATCAGACACAGGCACACAGGATGTCATGAAAAGATGACCTCCCCCTCTGATTGGATGTCTATGCATACACATTCATACCTAGATGCTGACACAATGGTCACACAAGCAAGTAACTTTCTTTCAGCCTTAAAgttctattctttttttaatcaCAAAAAAATAGGGTAATAGAACGCTACCCCCACAGAGAAGTACATGTCATCACACGGGCCATGGAACGGTGAGTATGAACATCTTTAGCAATGTATTCttgcacccattgtgtctaggtgtagacaCACACTagtgggtagcattctttcttccaaaaaattatttttcacatCAATTAGGAGTCATTAAGGTTTTCGTATAGAATATGGATGAATTATCTACAGTGACTTTCATACTTGATGCTGAGTTGGATATGAAGATTATGTACATGGTTAATTGTAGTTCAACCTAGATTGCACACCTGTTCAATTGAAAGTATGTTCAAGTGTTGGTCAGTGGATCAACACTCTTGAAGtgcattttattttctaagGTGCTAACATGCTCTTATATACTTTTCAAGAAGTGTGGCGTTCCCTTGTGAGTCTTCTCTTTACCTCCTTGTAGAGGCGTTGTGACCCCTGGTGGGtccttggtaaaaaaaaaaaaaaaaatgtataaggTACTGCAAGGGGGTATTactattctatccaaaaaaaaaaaaatttactattAATAACTGTTATTAAATTGTATTCTTAACCTTGAGTGGCCGCTTGTTCAATGTGAGAGGCGCCGCAGATACTCCTTTACCATCTCCAAAGTCGTTGTTCcgaaaaaaaacacaaaatctcAAAAGTCCAGAGTGGACTTCTTATGGTGGGTTTGGGGTAGGTAAAATTTCTCTCCATGGAACCAGTAATAGAGAGTTATCAATAGAGAGTTATCCTACGGTTGGACCATGAGATGGCTTCCTATTCCTTAGGCTCAAAGGAAGCCAGTGATTGACTTAATTAGATTTCAATTCATGTCGACTTGTCATAGCCGTTGATACCAACTTTTGTTTTATGGTCCCAAAACATTGTCAAACTTGTCAAgcattaagaattttttttgttcttctataAAGTGCAAGTAgcattaagaaaaataaatgatgGACCTAATAAGCAATAAACTTTGGTTATAAAGTGTAAATAAAAGGATCGAATTTTCCATCAGCATGGCCTTTGAATGGGTGTGCAGACCATCTGATGTGCGCTATATTGTGTACCACATATTCAAACGTTGGGAGCATCTTCAGTTGCATGCTTCCTTAACCTTTACTATAAATTATACTGTGTAGGTGTTACAAAGACCCAATCATTTCGAATTATTTCGTTTAATAAGGGGTTGTTTTAAGATTTTAGGAtaacctagtggtggtagcttcagcTTATGGAGTCGGCACTCAAGGGAGAAGGTCGTGGGATTGAACCCTATCGtatgcattgtgtgagtgtgtatgtttttcttatttatccTGTATCCACCCGTGGGTTACTTAGAAgtcgaggtgcacgtaagctgaccaggacaccttggttaacaaaaaaaaaaaaggatgatggCTTAAACCTACACATACTGATGCAGTGCCTCGACAGGTAGGACGGCAGTCTTGCTTgctggttagcgggccgtgggggttgcaaaggGGGGGCAAGAAGCCCCCTACATAGCATGGGATGTAGGGGGTGCAGCCCCtggcttgaattttttatttgagggcaattgtgtacttttcggattagggtttttcgttatatatttgtagcgaatgtttctttctctgtaatacaagcaatactgagaggtgtgaaggacgagcactgtaaccaTATTCTCCATTAACAGTGatgcaggatctcatctcactggggatgtaggcaaacttgctgaacctcgtaaatctgtgtgcattgcttgttcttgttttttccattatcttctgcatcgttttagggttgcgtttctacaaaatAGGGATCAATCGATTCTCATCCACTTCCTCAAGCCATGCTATACGCTCGTCATATCGAGTAACAATGCTAAATTTAGGACATCAACAAATCAGCTATACATAACACCCCCCCCAACCCACCAAGGCTTTGGAATTCAAAACCTAGAACAAGATCGGTCTCCATCAATTTGGGGAGGACTCATCCTAGAATCTGTCAATAACCAGTTGAATTCTATTAGAATCGATGAATTCGCCTTGAGTCGAGCTAACTTGGTCGACTCAGCATGCATATGATCGTGTTTAATTGGGATCGGTTACTGTTGGTACTGATTTCAGTTTTAAAGCCATGCCCCAATCCATTCCCCACCAAAGGTGAACACACTTGTGAAAATCATCTGCGGCCACTGCACCAGTGCAATGAGCATCGGGTGGCTGAGAGTCCCTTGGGGCACATGCCCAAATGTTCTCAACTATCTGATGCTCTCCACACCTCACTGCTCGTTGTAGAGGATGTGGtctcacagagagagagagagttgggggCTTGGGTTGCCGAGTGCCGACTCAATTACTACTTCAAATTGTTTCAAAATTACAACGAACTcatctgtaaaaaaaaaaatgaaaaaaattatgaaaatatcACTATCACATAGTCTCTCCTCCTGATATTCTCATATTTCTCAGACTATGTGGCTTTCTGTATACAAATTGTTAGACATCTAATAGTTCTTGTTCATTAGTTTGAAGTGAGATGTCATTACATTCAATTATTGtgtagttcttttttttttttttcttttggtgtgtgTGTGATAACAAGGAACCGTGTGATATATCAGTTGTCCATTGCTTTCATCTCTcccttcaaattcaattttttttaaaattttatattcatttactAAGCATAAAAGTCACATttgaagtttgaaaaaaaaatctttttaacCAAATAGCATAGTTTACacttaaaaatatttataaaaagaTATCATACATTGAAGGACAGCGAAGTTAATTATGAGAGAGACTACTATATCTTCCTTGGAAACCcaaagaatcttttttttttaagttctcgTGAATGACCATTGCTTACTCAGCAGCTCAGGAGCCTTATAAGTTCTggaaacccaaaaaacaaaatcctCAGGTGCTTACTTTCGGCTGTGTGGACctttattgatatatatatatatattttgggtac is a genomic window of Macadamia integrifolia cultivar HAES 741 chromosome 13, SCU_Mint_v3, whole genome shotgun sequence containing:
- the LOC122059195 gene encoding eukaryotic translation initiation factor 1A, with translation MPKNKGKGGKNRKRGKNEADDEKRELVFKEDGQEYAQVLRMLGNGRCEATCIDGTKRLCHIRGKMHKKVWIAAGDIILVGLRDYQDDKADVILKYMPDEARLLKAYGELPENTRLNEGIAAGIDEDDDGAGDGYIDFEDEDIDKI